TTCGGCTCGACCAGCGACAGGACCAACACCTCAATGCCGAAAGCGCGATGGCACCGACGACAGCCGAAGAGAAACCGTAGATGTTGAAATCAGATTACGCTCACCGAGAATCGGCCCGAGTTTCGATCAAGGGTCAAAACGCGTAATAGAGATGTTTCGCCAATTGACGCACAAGATTCCCTTTGTTATACCTCGCTATTCCGGCTCGTCGGTCGATGGAGGTTTTCGATGTCGTCTTCGACTCGCGTTCTTCGTGTTCTGTTCCTTTCGCGCGAGTTGCGAATCCGTTCTCTGCTTTTGGCGATCACGTTGGCAGCCTGCGTTCCTTCGGGAGCTGGCGCGAGCCATTCCCACTCCGTGACCCCGGACGAAGCTGCCTCGGTCGACCAAGCCGTGCGCGCGTTCATGCAGACCGTCTCCCATTCCGTCACTCAGGACGGCCCCACGGCTTGGATCAAGTATTTCGATGCGAGTCCCGCATTCTTTATGGCCGTCAACGGCCAGATGGCATTCCCGAATACTGCCGCCGCACAGGAAGGTACTCGCAAGTTCGCACAAACCATCCGTCACATTGAATTGAAGTGGGGAGATGATTTGCGCGTCGATCCACTCACCAACGAGTTCGCCGTGGTCGCGGTCTCATGGCGCGAGATTCAAGTCGACACCGCCGGGCACAACGTTACCGAAACGGGGTACTTTACCGGGCTTGCAGAGTATCGCGAGGGACGCTGGCAGTTCCGCGACGCTCACTGGTCTTCGCCGGTTTCCTCCCAGTAGTCTCTGACGGTTCGGCAACGCCGCGCCCGGCGTTCGCAATCGAGGCCGCGAACAAGCTCGCTACACGATGCTCGGGCGATGAAGATCGAACAAATCAAAGTTCGCTTCTTCGAGCAACTAACGCTGTCAGGGCGATAGCGCTCATTGACGATGAGTGTAATGGCGATGTTACGCCAACCATGAGTCTGCGGTGTCAAATAGGACGAGCAGCACTCATCGGAAGTTGTTCTCGACCATCTTGTTTTCGATGACGATGCAGTAAAGCTTTTTCCAAGTTCTCTGCCAACGCCATCCTTTCTCTGTGCCGGGGGCATTACTCTCGATATATAACGTCGCCGATTCAGCAGACAGTGGTTCGCCGCAACGCGGACAACGTGGTGCTGCACCTCTTCTGAACTGACCACCGCAGTCGCACGGGTCCAGGTAAGGTTCCATCGCGGAACACATCTCTTCATAAGGTGGGCAGTTCGGCAGCTTGGGCATTCGCTTGTCCAACACCGAAAGAATCGCGGTTTTTCCGCAGGCGTCGCAGTAGGCGTAAATGGAATCATTGAAGCCTGAATGAATGAGGTAATAGCCGAAGTGGCCGTGGCAGTGTTCGCAGTTACCGACGCTACGCTCTCTTGCCATCAATTCCCGCAACTCACGCCTCAGTTAATGCAAACAGGCGATTACGCTCATTGAGCGGTTTTGAGTGAAATGGCGATTTATCAACATCTATGGACTGAGCGGGTGAAGAGTGTCGTGCTCACCTGATTACTAGCGGGAAGCTGACGACAACCGATTTATCATGATCGTCGGGGTCATAGCGCAACTTGATAATGCCGCCAGCGCGTGTGTCCGGCTCGTCAAAAGAATCAAACCAATGCCAAAAAAAGCCTGAGTGTTGACCGGACGGTGTTGAGTAATAGTAGACGATTTCTTCCCGCCGATTAGAAGCGTCGGAGTTGACTTGATATACGGTTCCTTCGGCTTGCGGCCACGTCGCACTGATTGCAAGATCGCGGTTCCATCGTTGCCTGTACAGCTTCCTCTTGATGGCATTGATAACTGCGTCAATCCATTGTTCCCAAGGTAGAAGTGCAAGTCCAGCCACTTAATCTCTCCTGCGTTTGCATGGTAGCCGAAGATAACTGTCTGGAACAGGCGTTTACGCTCAAGGCCCCAATTGGCTAATCGAGGTTCTGGTCGAGTGACGGGCAACACGGAAGTTATTGCTGTCCAGAAGTCCGCTTCTGGGAAGTGATCACAATTGCTCCTGGTTGAAGGGCCATCCAGAAACTATGTGTTGCAAATACCGACGCGACCGGCGCTTGGGTTGGTAACCCAAAGGTCTATCTCAGTTCGATTGCGACAAGCGGTCCTGTAAGTTCGCACGCGGAAATACGGATTACTTCCGAGTTGCCCGTAATCCGCCCGGTACATCACTCCGCTATGCCGACTTCTAGTACCAATCCGGCCGGACGCTTTGGAGGCTGAACTTTGGGGGCTCAGTCTGTTCAACGTCGGTGTCTAGTGCTACATACATGCGCGGGACTTACCGCGCTGTTGAAGATTTCGAAAAAAAATATCCTCTGCATTTTTTAAAGCGATCAATCCTTGTCGTCTTCCCGAAAGCCCTGGCTCACGAACACCGCAGTTGTCAATTCAGGGACGGTCACTGTGCCGCTATTGGCATAGGTTGACTGCTTGACGACGCTGTCGCTCGACGCCCGTAGAGCCGGATGAAGTTGGAGATTCAAGTTCTTCAACGCGTCGTTCTGGAAAATCTGCGTTTGCGTGCTGCCATTGAAGACGACGACGATTGTTTTTGCGCCAGGATTGTGCAGCTTCATCACGATCAATCCAGGAATCTGGCTCGGCCCGGTATTGAGGAACTGCAGGTTGGCCTGGATTTCCGCGAGCGTTCCCATCCGGAAAAGGTTTGACGAGTTGCGTATACGCAACAACTCCTGGAACCACTCCCGGCTGCTGGCGATCTCATTGGGTCCCGGACGGATTGCGGCATCGGCTAAAAGTGGCTGCTCAATCGGCCAATCCGACCCGTTGTCGGTTTGAACGGGTAGACCCACTCCCCAATTATCGGCCTGATAAGTGAAATCGAGGCGGTTGAACCAGTCGCCGGAGTTGTAGCTGTTCTTGTCCATCGATTTCGATCGCAGCAAGTCATCGCCTGCGAGAAAGAAGGGAACTCCCTGCCCGAGAGCGACCAGGCTCATGGCTAGGTTCTGACGCCGGACCCGCTGATCGAGAGAGTCCGAAAGCGGCGACTTCAGTTGCACAGCATCGAAGAGCGTCTGGTTGTCATGTACCGAGGCGTAGTTGATTGATTCAATGGGAGTGGCCCCATAGCCCGTCGGCTGGCCCTGGTAGTCCACTTGTGCTCCGGTGACGGTATCTCCGTTGCTGTCAGTGAACTGGAAATCGCGCAAGTTGCCGGCAAGTCCAACGCGCACCCAATCGGCCTCATGCAGCAGCCGTGCCTTCTGTGTCGATTGATCTCCGAACGAGAAATTCGGGTTGGGATCAGTAAACAGCCCTGTGGCAAAGCCCTGCTCGCGAAGGTCGCCGAATGGATTGCCGCCGCGGATTCCGTCCCGAATGCGGTCATTGAACGATCCGATGCCATTGCCATAGAGATTCACTTGTGACGCATTGACGAAGAACGCGTTGTTTGCGACCTCCCCGAAATTGAAACCTTCGCCGTACAGATAAATCTTGCTGCCGTCCACGCCGTCTTTCTGCATGGTTAGCCCGCGCAATGCCTGCTGAATGCGTTGCATCGTGGGAACAGAATGGAAGCTCATGATGTCGAAGCGGAAGCCGTCGATCTTGTATTCCTTCGCCGAAGTGACCAGGGCATCGATCATCAGCTTCTCCATCATGACGTGTTCGCTCGCCGTATCAGGACAGCAACTGCCGCTGTAGATCTGTCCGTCGGGATTGAGGCGGTAGTAGTAGTTGGGAACGATCTGATCGAAGACCGACTTCGGATCCTGCCCTGCCGCGCTGGTGTGATTGAACACTTGGTCCAGAACCACGCGCAGCCCGGCCCTGTGCAGCCCCATGACCATCGCGCGATATTCTCGGATGCGATCATCCGCATTCACCGCATAACTTCCCTCCGGCGCAAGGAAATGCCATGGATCGTATCCCCAATTGAAGCCGTCCTGGTCCTTGACCTTCTGCACTGCGGCCTGCTGTTGAGCGGAATCCGGAGCGAACGTTGTGAGATCGCCGGGATCCTTCCAAGTGGACTTGTCTTCGTTGACGCTGGCAATATCGAAACTGGGAAGCAGGTGGACTGCCTTCAGGCCC
The genomic region above belongs to Terriglobales bacterium and contains:
- a CDS encoding DUF3592 domain-containing protein, with product MAGLALLPWEQWIDAVINAIKRKLYRQRWNRDLAISATWPQAEGTVYQVNSDASNRREEIVYYYSTPSGQHSGFFWHWFDSFDEPDTRAGGIIKLRYDPDDHDKSVVVSFPLVIR